CATAAATCTTTTGGCTCAACTTGCTCTAGCTTTTTTTCTTGGGAGAAAAATGTTTTTGTAAGTTTTTAGCCAATTAACTGGAATAAATAATAACTTAAACTTTAGTCACAAGCTGTTCTATCTGGGAAACCACCCGGTCTAATTCTTCAACTAAAGGCGTTGAGCCGGCTTTGCGGAATGCCTCTACTAAAGATCGATAATACCAAAGAGAGCCGTCTTTACCACCTTTAAAGCGCTCCCAAAGTGATTCTCCCACGACGCGATAATCTTTGAGAATTGAGCCGGCATTGTATAGTTTATCAGCAGATGAGACAAGTCGCACTGAGGGCGAAGCTGTGGAAATGTGGGCAATGTAAGCTTCTTTACGCTGTCGCCACGGGGGTTT
Above is a genomic segment from Microcoleus sp. FACHB-68 containing:
- a CDS encoding HD domain-containing protein, producing MILSERFTEALTFATQLHATQIRKGSGIPYIAHLLGVASIALEYGANEDEAIAALLHDAIEDQGGAATREEIRRRFGDNVTEIVDGCTDSDTIPKPPWRQRKEAYIAHISTASPSVRLVSSADKLYNAGSILKDYRVVGESLWERFKGGKDGSLWYYRSLVEAFRKAGSTPLVEELDRVVSQIEQLVTKV